The nucleotide sequence CGGCGGTCGACCTGACATGGCGCAGGGCGGCGGCGCGGACGCGTCAAATTCAGACGCTGCGATTGCGGCGGCAGAGAAGATAATCGGAGGATAGGCTATGCCATCAGCATTGTGGATCGCGCATGTCAAAGTGACGGATGCGGACAGCTACATGAAATACGCAGCCATTGCGACGGAGGTGATCCCGCAATTTGGCGGCAAGTTCATCGTGCGCAACGGCAGCTACGAACAACTTGAGGGCAATGACCGCGCCCGCAATGTGGTGGCGCGCTTCCCAAGCCTGCAAGCGGCGCATGATTGCTACCACTCGGATGCGTATCAGGAAGCGCTGTCCTTTGCGCGGGATGCGTCAGAGCGGGATCTGGTGATCGTCGAAGAGATGGAGTGACCATTGTCCCGCCGGCCGACGCCTCCGGCGGGCATATTTGGGCCAAGATGAAGCTCTAGCCGCGCATCCTTGACCCGTCCGCATCGAAGAGCGGTTTGGTGATTAGCGTGGCATTGCACAGCTCGCCCAGAATTTCGATCTGAACTTTGAGGCCGGGTTTGGCCTGTTCCGTCGGGACAAACCCAAGGGCGACCGACTTTTTGGCGTAATGCGAATAGCCGC is from uncultured Litoreibacter sp. and encodes:
- a CDS encoding DUF1330 domain-containing protein, which produces MPSALWIAHVKVTDADSYMKYAAIATEVIPQFGGKFIVRNGSYEQLEGNDRARNVVARFPSLQAAHDCYHSDAYQEALSFARDASERDLVIVEEME